One region of Pyramidobacter sp. YE332 genomic DNA includes:
- the pyrH gene encoding UMP kinase — MKFKRVLLKLSGEVLAGPQGFGLDFRAIDRMCRQIAQVASDGIQIGLVVGGGNFFRGRQAVDEGVERSQADYMGMLGTVINALALQDVLERKNDIPTRVLTAIEMRQVAEPYIRRRALRHIEKGRVVIFAAGTGSPYFSTDTTAALRAAEIGAECLVKATKVDGIYDKDPFKYSDAVKFEKLSYMDALQRRIEVMDAAAFSLCMENGIPIAVLNVLEEGSLRAFLIEGKNIGTIVSK; from the coding sequence ATGAAGTTCAAACGTGTGCTGCTGAAACTGTCAGGAGAAGTCCTCGCCGGACCCCAGGGATTTGGCCTCGATTTTCGCGCCATCGACCGGATGTGCCGCCAGATCGCCCAGGTAGCGTCCGACGGCATCCAGATCGGGCTCGTCGTCGGCGGCGGCAATTTTTTCCGCGGCCGGCAGGCCGTGGATGAAGGCGTCGAACGTTCTCAGGCCGACTATATGGGGATGCTGGGGACCGTCATCAACGCGCTGGCCCTGCAGGACGTCCTGGAACGCAAAAACGACATTCCGACGCGCGTGCTGACGGCGATCGAGATGCGTCAGGTGGCGGAGCCCTACATCCGCCGCCGGGCTTTGCGCCACATCGAGAAAGGCCGCGTGGTGATTTTCGCGGCCGGGACGGGCTCTCCCTATTTCTCGACCGATACGACGGCCGCCCTCCGCGCGGCGGAGATCGGCGCCGAATGCCTCGTCAAGGCGACCAAGGTCGACGGCATTTACGACAAGGATCCTTTCAAATATTCCGACGCGGTCAAATTCGAGAAACTTTCATATATGGACGCGCTGCAGCGCCGTATCGAAGTCATGGACGCCGCGGCGTTTTCCCTCTGCATGGAAAACGGCATCCCCATCGCCGTTCTCAACGTGCTGGAAGAAGGCAGCCTGCGCGCGTTCCTGATCGAGGGCAAAAATATCGGCACCATCGTATCCAAATAA
- the glyS gene encoding glycine--tRNA ligase subunit beta, with translation MERDLILEIGTEEIPSRFMPSALRDIAQYAEEEFAAQRLGHGRIEVMGTPRRLVLLVRSVAERQEDLSEEHKGPAWKSAFDGTGTPTRAAEGFAKSKGIAVEQLESRNVNGVDYAFAVINHKGGAADALLPDMMKHIVSRIVFPKNMYWYDPSVRFARPIRWLLCLIGAKVVEFELNGMKSGRTTCGHRFMGAPSVEIESSDDYLTVMYDNWVIVDQKKREEKMRAAIAGIEKELDGVVELDPPLVQENLYLVEYPVPFYGSFDRKYLEIPEEVLTTSMKDNQKYFAVHDHSGKLMPCFVGVSNNLVPNMELVREGNERVLRARLEDAVFFWKEDLKRPLSARVEDLKNVIYQEKLGSVYDKTMEMVKISRKICDLLGSKDDVKLVERAAYLSKADLVTGMVGEFSELQGIMGREYALKNGEDPRVAKAIAEQYMPTAAGNELPSDVIGAVVGIAERAFNMVGAYKLGFQPTGSQDPYGLRRAIRCINEILWGLRLDLDLEALLAFIAQDLEVGGEALNSLLEFIRQRTLIQLKEKEYGHELIELALSVTGSRPLQTLYLLGAFAEVKQEDWFTKLVNSAVRVKNILTKAENVSSSVDPSLCVKAAEKDLYAAVNEAEKPVEAALQKNDWNGLMNVLAQLSPAVSAFFDDVMVMDEDAAVRANRLALLSHCQNLFMRVGDLSKVK, from the coding sequence ATGGAAAGAGATCTGATTCTGGAGATTGGAACGGAAGAGATACCGTCCCGTTTTATGCCAAGCGCCTTGCGTGACATCGCCCAATACGCCGAGGAAGAGTTTGCTGCGCAGCGTCTCGGGCATGGGCGCATAGAGGTGATGGGCACTCCCCGCCGCCTCGTGCTGTTGGTCCGTTCCGTTGCGGAACGTCAGGAGGACCTCTCCGAAGAGCACAAAGGGCCGGCGTGGAAATCCGCTTTCGACGGCACGGGAACGCCGACTCGTGCGGCAGAAGGTTTTGCCAAAAGCAAAGGCATTGCCGTCGAACAGCTTGAAAGCCGCAACGTCAACGGCGTGGATTATGCGTTCGCCGTCATCAATCACAAGGGCGGCGCCGCGGACGCCTTGCTTCCGGACATGATGAAGCACATCGTCTCCCGTATCGTTTTTCCCAAAAACATGTACTGGTACGACCCCAGCGTTCGCTTCGCCCGCCCGATCCGCTGGCTGCTCTGCCTGATCGGAGCGAAAGTCGTCGAGTTTGAGCTGAACGGCATGAAAAGCGGCCGGACCACCTGCGGACATCGTTTCATGGGAGCGCCTTCCGTGGAGATCGAGTCGAGCGACGATTATCTGACCGTCATGTACGACAACTGGGTCATTGTCGATCAGAAGAAGCGCGAGGAGAAAATGCGCGCCGCCATTGCCGGCATCGAAAAAGAGCTTGACGGCGTCGTCGAGCTTGATCCCCCTCTGGTTCAGGAGAATCTTTATCTTGTCGAGTATCCCGTGCCCTTTTACGGCTCGTTTGACCGCAAGTATCTGGAGATCCCCGAAGAAGTCCTGACGACCTCGATGAAAGACAACCAGAAATATTTTGCCGTTCACGACCACAGCGGCAAATTGATGCCCTGTTTTGTCGGCGTCAGCAACAATCTGGTTCCCAATATGGAGCTGGTTCGGGAAGGAAATGAACGGGTTCTGCGCGCCCGCCTGGAAGACGCCGTTTTCTTCTGGAAGGAAGATCTGAAACGTCCCCTCTCGGCGCGGGTCGAGGACCTGAAAAACGTCATCTATCAGGAGAAGCTGGGTTCCGTCTACGACAAGACCATGGAAATGGTCAAGATCTCCCGAAAGATTTGCGACCTCCTCGGCAGCAAGGACGACGTCAAGCTGGTCGAACGCGCGGCCTACCTTTCGAAAGCGGATCTTGTCACCGGCATGGTCGGCGAATTTTCCGAACTCCAGGGGATCATGGGGCGTGAATACGCCCTGAAAAACGGAGAGGATCCGCGGGTCGCCAAGGCCATCGCCGAGCAGTACATGCCGACCGCGGCGGGAAACGAACTTCCTTCCGACGTGATCGGCGCCGTCGTGGGGATTGCCGAACGGGCCTTCAACATGGTCGGAGCCTACAAGCTGGGGTTCCAGCCGACGGGGTCGCAGGATCCTTACGGCCTCCGCCGCGCCATCCGCTGCATCAACGAGATCCTCTGGGGACTTCGCCTCGACCTCGATCTGGAGGCGCTGCTCGCTTTCATCGCCCAGGACCTCGAAGTTGGCGGCGAAGCTTTGAACTCGCTGCTGGAGTTCATAAGGCAGCGCACGCTCATTCAGCTCAAGGAAAAAGAATACGGCCACGAACTGATCGAACTGGCGCTCTCCGTGACAGGATCCCGTCCCCTGCAGACGCTTTATCTGCTGGGCGCGTTCGCGGAGGTGAAGCAGGAAGACTGGTTCACGAAGCTGGTCAATTCCGCGGTGCGGGTGAAGAACATCCTGACGAAGGCCGAGAACGTTTCGAGCTCCGTGGATCCTTCGCTTTGCGTCAAGGCTGCCGAAAAGGACCTTTATGCGGCCGTGAACGAGGCGGAGAAGCCCGTGGAAGCCGCTCTGCAGAAAAACGACTGGAACGGGCTGATGAACGTCCTCGCCCAGCTTTCCCCGGCCGTTTCGGCCTTCTTCGACGACGTGATGGTCATGGACGAGGACGCGGCCGTCCGCGCCAATCGTCTCGCGCTGCTGTCCCATTGTCAGAATCTCTTTATGCGCGTCGGAGATCTCAGCAAAGTCAAATAG
- the tsf gene encoding translation elongation factor Ts — translation MEITAAVVKELRDRTGCGMMDCKKALVECNGDAEKAIDFLREKGLAKAAKKADRNAKDGRVFSYIHNTGKIGVMVEIDCETDFVAKTDEFQQLGHDIAMQIAAANPAYVAPEDVPADVLEREKNIYREQLIAEGKPADRLDKIIEGKVRKYYEQSCLLEQAWIRDGDKKINDLVIALIAKMGENMKVRRFSRFSIGE, via the coding sequence ATGGAAATTACTGCTGCTGTCGTGAAAGAGCTTCGTGATCGTACCGGCTGTGGGATGATGGACTGCAAAAAAGCCCTGGTCGAATGCAACGGAGACGCCGAGAAGGCCATTGATTTTCTTCGCGAGAAGGGCCTTGCCAAAGCTGCCAAGAAAGCCGACCGCAACGCCAAGGACGGACGTGTTTTCTCCTACATCCACAACACCGGCAAGATTGGCGTGATGGTGGAGATCGACTGTGAGACCGATTTCGTCGCCAAGACCGACGAGTTCCAGCAGCTGGGCCACGACATCGCCATGCAAATCGCCGCGGCCAATCCCGCCTACGTGGCTCCGGAAGACGTCCCGGCCGACGTTCTCGAACGCGAGAAGAACATCTACCGCGAGCAGCTGATCGCCGAAGGCAAACCCGCCGATCGCCTTGATAAGATCATCGAGGGCAAGGTCCGCAAGTACTACGAGCAGAGCTGTCTGCTCGAGCAGGCCTGGATCCGCGACGGAGACAAGAAGATCAACGACCTCGTGATCGCCCTGATCGCCAAAATGGGCGAAAACATGAAAGTGCGCCGTTTTTCCCGTTTTTCCATCGGCGAATAG
- the frr gene encoding ribosome recycling factor: MADFNLDEKMAKVLDHLDGEFQGIRTGRAHPGLVEGVKVDYYGSPMPIKQLANITVPEARMLIIAPFDKGAVKLIEKAILAANIGLTPNVDGNNIRLVVPELTGERRKEFVKMASKAAEEAKVALRNIRRDANDAYKKQEKASEITEDDLKKMLDDAQKTTDKFIARVDDEFKKKEKEILEK; the protein is encoded by the coding sequence ATGGCGGATTTCAATCTTGACGAGAAAATGGCAAAGGTGCTCGATCACCTTGACGGCGAGTTTCAGGGCATTCGCACCGGGCGCGCCCATCCCGGGCTTGTCGAGGGCGTCAAAGTCGATTATTACGGGTCGCCCATGCCCATCAAACAGCTGGCGAACATCACCGTGCCCGAAGCGCGGATGCTGATCATCGCGCCTTTCGACAAAGGGGCGGTCAAGCTCATCGAAAAGGCGATCCTGGCCGCCAACATCGGCCTGACGCCCAACGTGGACGGGAACAACATCCGTCTTGTCGTTCCGGAACTGACCGGCGAACGGCGCAAGGAATTCGTCAAAATGGCTTCGAAAGCGGCCGAGGAAGCGAAAGTCGCCTTGAGGAACATCCGCCGCGACGCCAACGACGCCTACAAGAAGCAGGAGAAAGCTTCGGAGATCACCGAGGACGATCTCAAGAAAATGCTCGACGACGCGCAGAAGACCACCGATAAATTCATCGCCCGGGTCGACGACGAGTTCAAGAAAAAGGAAAAAGAGATCCTCGAAAAATAA
- a CDS encoding winged helix-turn-helix domain-containing protein, whose translation MPVKYEITSEQQAEIEAARKKNRNKKIEAKLRILSLRAEGKTLKEISEITEYHFTNVSKIISQFIHRGLSYVLQCHYLGNHRNMTYEQEEAVLAPYLEKAGKGEIVSVAEIAQAYQTAVGHTISPTQIYAVLKRHGWRKVMPRSRHPRKANEEAIEASKKLTLKFRN comes from the coding sequence ATGCCCGTAAAATACGAGATCACATCGGAACAGCAGGCGGAAATCGAAGCAGCGCGGAAAAAGAATCGCAACAAGAAGATCGAAGCCAAACTGAGAATCCTCAGCTTGCGCGCCGAAGGGAAAACCCTGAAAGAAATCAGCGAAATCACGGAATACCACTTCACGAACGTCAGCAAGATCATCTCGCAGTTTATCCATCGCGGTCTCTCGTATGTGCTGCAATGCCATTACCTCGGCAACCATCGGAACATGACCTATGAGCAGGAAGAAGCCGTACTTGCTCCTTACCTGGAGAAAGCCGGGAAAGGAGAAATCGTTTCGGTGGCGGAAATAGCCCAAGCCTATCAGACCGCGGTGGGACATACTATCAGTCCGACTCAGATTTACGCGGTCCTGAAACGTCATGGCTGGAGAAAAGTCATGCCGCGCAGCCGTCACCCCAGGAAAGCGAACGAGGAGGCCATCGAGGCCTCAAAAAAATTAACGCTCAAGTTCAGGAATTAA
- a CDS encoding IS30 family transposase, translating to MCPDFKEEVCPQLSVPPYVCNGCPNRHRCTLKKRIYSAKSANDSYEKTLHEAREGFNISDAELADIDSFFSPLIKQGQSLYHIIRNNRDTVPCSESTARRLLLSGILEARKIDLPRAVRFKKRKGKRNNMKVDKKCREGRTYNDFLSFSEKHPDMLITEIDSVVGTAGGKVLLTVILRNCNFMLAFLRDKNTAQSVEQIFTMLFTLLGRKRYKSMFQVLLADNGTEFSNPTAIEKGPDGERKSYMFYCNPQAPQEKPKVENNHTLIRRILPKGTTFDNLSQTDINLMMSHINSYGRKKFNGKSPAEIFINLYGEDVLHLLGLELIPPQDICLKRTLLAGK from the coding sequence ATGTGTCCTGACTTTAAGGAGGAGGTCTGCCCGCAGCTTTCGGTTCCTCCGTATGTCTGTAACGGCTGCCCCAACCGTCACCGCTGCACTTTAAAAAAACGGATCTATTCTGCTAAATCTGCAAATGACTCTTACGAGAAAACTTTGCATGAGGCTCGTGAAGGCTTCAATATCTCCGATGCCGAGCTTGCAGATATTGATTCTTTTTTCTCTCCTCTCATCAAACAGGGGCAGTCTCTCTATCATATTATCCGTAATAATCGAGATACTGTTCCCTGTTCTGAAAGTACCGCCAGACGGCTCCTGCTTTCGGGTATTTTAGAGGCACGGAAAATAGACTTGCCCCGAGCTGTCCGTTTTAAGAAGAGAAAGGGAAAAAGAAATAACATGAAGGTGGATAAAAAATGTCGTGAAGGCCGTACCTACAATGATTTTCTCTCTTTTTCGGAGAAACATCCGGACATGCTTATTACCGAAATCGACAGTGTCGTTGGCACCGCAGGAGGAAAAGTTCTTCTGACTGTCATCTTAAGAAACTGCAACTTTATGCTGGCTTTTTTGAGAGATAAAAATACTGCTCAATCTGTTGAGCAGATTTTTACAATGCTCTTCACTCTTCTGGGCAGGAAACGCTATAAGTCCATGTTTCAGGTCCTTCTTGCTGACAACGGTACAGAGTTTTCCAATCCGACGGCTATCGAAAAAGGTCCGGACGGAGAAAGAAAATCATATATGTTCTATTGCAATCCACAAGCACCGCAGGAAAAACCGAAGGTTGAAAATAATCATACTCTCATTCGAAGGATCCTTCCCAAGGGAACAACTTTCGACAATTTATCCCAAACTGATATCAACCTGATGATGTCTCATATAAACTCATACGGGAGGAAAAAATTTAACGGAAAATCTCCTGCAGAGATCTTTATCAACCTGTATGGCGAGGACGTATTGCATTTACTCGGACTCGAACTTATTCCGCCACAGGATATCTGTTTAAAGCGGACTCTTCTCGCCGGTAAATAA
- the rpsB gene encoding 30S ribosomal protein S2 — MSVVSMKQLLECGVHFGHQTRRWNPKMKPYIFTERNGVYIIDLQKTVKGLEKAYDFVRSVAKDGGSVLFVGTKRQAQDTIREEAQRCGEFYINQRWLGGLMTNFATIRKRVQRMIELEKHEADNDWGDYTKKEISLFRKELAKLEKYLLGIKDMRALPDALFVIDPRREDIAVMEARKLHIPVISIVDTNCDPEMIDYPIPGNDDAIRAIKLICGLMANAVIEGRGGEDGAVSDAQLPDADETAASDASILDMKEKLTEAYGEVTAEGNDE; from the coding sequence ATGTCAGTCGTCAGCATGAAGCAGCTTCTTGAGTGCGGTGTCCACTTCGGACATCAGACGCGCCGCTGGAACCCGAAGATGAAGCCTTACATCTTCACGGAGCGCAACGGCGTGTACATCATCGACCTGCAGAAGACCGTCAAAGGTCTGGAGAAGGCGTATGATTTCGTCCGTTCGGTAGCCAAGGACGGCGGTTCGGTGCTTTTCGTCGGCACGAAGCGCCAGGCGCAGGACACGATCCGCGAAGAGGCGCAGCGCTGCGGCGAGTTCTATATCAATCAGCGCTGGCTGGGCGGCCTGATGACCAACTTCGCCACGATCCGCAAGCGCGTGCAGCGCATGATCGAGCTTGAAAAGCACGAAGCCGACAACGATTGGGGCGACTATACCAAGAAGGAGATCTCCCTGTTCCGCAAGGAACTGGCCAAGCTCGAGAAGTATCTGCTCGGCATCAAGGATATGCGAGCTCTTCCCGACGCGCTCTTCGTCATCGATCCCCGCCGTGAAGACATCGCCGTCATGGAAGCCCGCAAGCTTCACATTCCCGTCATTTCCATCGTCGATACGAACTGCGATCCGGAGATGATCGATTATCCCATTCCCGGCAACGACGACGCCATCCGCGCCATCAAACTGATCTGCGGCCTGATGGCGAACGCCGTCATCGAGGGCCGCGGCGGAGAGGACGGCGCGGTGTCTGACGCTCAGCTTCCGGATGCTGACGAGACCGCCGCCAGCGACGCTTCCATCCTCGATATGAAGGAGAAGCTGACGGAGGCCTACGGCGAAGTTACCGCCGAGGGCAACGACGAATAG
- a CDS encoding pyruvate, water dikinase regulatory protein has protein sequence MTLRVSIVSDSTGETAESMLHAALAQFDGLDVTIERHRSVREVAQVHGIASDFYQRGGHLIVSTLVKSDVLAALVADTKKYNLGYVSMMGPLVEEICRLTGRQPMQRPGVNRRVDGDYLRRVKAIEFTLRCDDGQSPELMTAADIVLFGVSRAGKTPLSIWLALKGYAVSNVPLLPGVAPDPRIWNVSVEKRVGLLISAERLREIRCERIVAMGLDPQRAAYADIDKIRAELDDARSLMEKLQCRVYDSTDHSYEELARNILEDLKML, from the coding sequence ATGACATTACGTGTTTCCATCGTTTCCGATTCGACAGGAGAGACTGCCGAAAGCATGCTCCACGCGGCGCTGGCCCAGTTCGACGGCCTCGACGTGACGATCGAGCGCCATCGGTCGGTTCGCGAAGTCGCTCAAGTCCACGGGATCGCCAGCGATTTTTATCAGCGCGGCGGGCATTTGATCGTCAGCACTCTGGTCAAATCCGACGTGTTGGCGGCGTTGGTTGCCGACACGAAAAAGTACAACTTAGGCTATGTGTCCATGATGGGCCCCCTGGTCGAAGAGATCTGCCGCCTCACGGGACGGCAGCCCATGCAGCGCCCGGGAGTGAACCGCCGCGTTGACGGCGATTACCTGCGCCGCGTCAAGGCCATCGAATTCACGCTCCGCTGCGACGATGGACAATCCCCCGAGCTGATGACCGCGGCTGACATCGTCTTGTTCGGCGTGTCTCGGGCCGGAAAAACGCCCCTCTCGATCTGGCTTGCCCTGAAAGGATACGCCGTCTCGAACGTTCCTTTGCTGCCCGGCGTCGCTCCCGATCCCCGCATCTGGAATGTGAGCGTGGAAAAGAGGGTCGGGCTCCTGATCTCGGCTGAGCGCTTAAGAGAGATCCGCTGCGAACGGATCGTCGCCATGGGGCTCGATCCGCAGCGAGCGGCATATGCCGATATCGACAAGATCAGGGCGGAACTGGACGACGCCCGTTCTTTGATGGAGAAGCTCCAGTGCCGCGTTTACGACAGCACGGACCATTCTTATGAAGAGCTGGCGCGTAATATCCTCGAAGATTTGAAAATGCTGTAG
- a CDS encoding glycine--tRNA ligase subunit alpha, translated as MNFQDIMLRLQRYWADQGCIVQQPYDIEVGAGTMHPATSLRVIGPEPWNVAYVQPSRRPADGRYGDNPNRLQHYYQFQVIMKPAPENIQSLYINSLAALGIDPREHDIRFVEDDWESAAIGAWGLGWEVWLDGMEVTQFTYFQQVGGVDMEAVPAEITYGLERIAMFVQKADNVYDLKWNDKVTYGDVHHQGEVENSIYNFEVADVAMLAEIFSLYEKESLRLADQALVLPAWDCVLKCSQIFNLLDARGAISVTQRTGYVSRIRAIASKCCSAYAQQRKDMGYPLMKKF; from the coding sequence ATGAACTTTCAGGATATCATGCTGAGATTGCAACGCTATTGGGCGGATCAGGGATGCATCGTACAGCAGCCCTACGACATCGAGGTCGGGGCCGGCACGATGCATCCGGCTACGTCGCTTCGGGTCATCGGCCCCGAACCCTGGAACGTTGCCTATGTGCAGCCGTCTCGCCGTCCGGCGGATGGGCGTTACGGCGACAACCCCAACCGTCTGCAGCATTATTACCAGTTCCAGGTGATCATGAAGCCGGCGCCGGAGAACATCCAGTCGCTTTACATCAACAGCCTTGCCGCGCTGGGGATCGATCCCCGCGAGCATGATATCCGTTTCGTCGAGGACGATTGGGAGTCTGCGGCGATCGGCGCCTGGGGACTCGGCTGGGAAGTCTGGCTCGACGGCATGGAAGTGACCCAGTTCACCTATTTCCAGCAAGTCGGCGGCGTCGATATGGAAGCGGTGCCCGCAGAAATAACGTACGGCCTTGAACGTATCGCCATGTTCGTTCAGAAAGCCGACAACGTTTACGATTTGAAGTGGAACGACAAGGTGACCTATGGAGATGTCCATCATCAGGGAGAAGTCGAGAACTCCATATATAACTTCGAGGTGGCCGACGTCGCCATGCTTGCGGAAATATTTTCCCTGTACGAGAAGGAAAGCTTGCGTCTTGCCGATCAGGCTTTGGTTCTGCCCGCCTGGGACTGCGTGCTGAAGTGCTCGCAGATTTTCAATCTTCTCGATGCCCGCGGCGCGATCAGCGTCACGCAGCGCACGGGGTATGTTTCGCGCATCCGCGCGATTGCGTCGAAGTGCTGCTCAGCCTATGCACAGCAGCGGAAAGATATGGGCTATCCGCTCATGAAAAAATTTTAA
- a CDS encoding transposase produces the protein MFQDEAGFGRINTPKYCWCRKGIRPNVPCLHIREYRYAYGAVEPLTGESLFLIMPNCDSDCMNVFLRELSHRFPEDHILLCCDGAAWHKSKALQVPANITLFHIPPIPPR, from the coding sequence ATGTTTCAGGACGAAGCCGGCTTCGGCAGAATCAACACGCCCAAATACTGCTGGTGCAGGAAAGGCATTCGACCGAACGTTCCCTGCCTTCACATCCGCGAATACCGCTATGCTTACGGTGCCGTAGAGCCGCTTACGGGAGAAAGCCTCTTTCTGATCATGCCCAACTGCGACAGCGATTGCATGAACGTTTTCCTGCGGGAACTTTCACACCGATTTCCGGAAGACCATATTCTGCTCTGCTGTGACGGAGCTGCCTGGCACAAGTCCAAAGCGCTTCAGGTTCCTGCCAACATCACCCTGTTCCATATTCCCCCTATACCCCCGAGATGA
- the recO gene encoding DNA repair protein RecO, producing the protein MERLGKGIEKTGIRIDLPEETSQRLIKRTGVVLRRGNYMEGDIAALLFLKSGGTNWVYVPGASKGSMRFGGALEPFVWGHYQLYQSKRKTYLKEIEVTEDFWALRRYPRAVIQAVRWAKMFERHLIPGYPYDDLLALFYWALKALSEGAAPELLDARFLWRWLLSWGIAPDLLSCSACGKPLGGRAVWQEGTFVCTNCAHGQSPVDIDEFAAYALSKSFVPENGTSKLLKQARNVRQLFVRNLDDNR; encoded by the coding sequence ATGGAGAGACTCGGAAAAGGAATTGAAAAGACTGGGATACGAATAGACCTTCCGGAGGAGACGTCTCAGCGTCTCATCAAGCGGACGGGCGTCGTGCTGCGGCGCGGAAACTACATGGAAGGCGATATCGCCGCGTTGTTGTTTTTAAAAAGCGGCGGCACGAATTGGGTGTACGTCCCCGGAGCCTCGAAAGGGTCGATGCGTTTCGGCGGCGCCTTGGAGCCTTTCGTCTGGGGACATTACCAGCTTTATCAGTCAAAAAGAAAGACGTATCTGAAGGAAATCGAAGTCACCGAGGACTTCTGGGCGCTGCGACGCTATCCGCGGGCCGTGATCCAGGCCGTTCGCTGGGCGAAGATGTTTGAACGGCACTTGATTCCCGGTTATCCCTACGACGATTTGTTGGCTCTCTTCTATTGGGCGTTGAAGGCGCTGAGCGAAGGCGCCGCGCCGGAACTGCTCGATGCGCGTTTTTTATGGCGCTGGCTCCTCAGCTGGGGGATCGCGCCTGATCTGCTCTCCTGCAGCGCCTGTGGAAAGCCTTTGGGCGGACGCGCCGTCTGGCAGGAGGGGACCTTTGTCTGTACGAACTGCGCTCACGGGCAGAGCCCGGTCGACATCGATGAATTCGCGGCTTACGCCCTTTCGAAAAGCTTTGTACCGGAGAACGGCACATCGAAATTGTTGAAACAGGCCCGAAATGTCCGGCAACTCTTTGTGAGAAACCTTGATGATAATCGATAG
- a CDS encoding aldo/keto reductase — MEYRPLGHTGLSVSAIALGCEGFTGKTPEAVRKDFDCAQDLGINFFDCYSSDPQLRSAFGEALRGRRERFIVQGHLCSVWENGQYLRTRDPVRTERAFRDLLARLGTDYIDVGMIHYIDAEEDFRAVFDGEIIQYARRLKERGQIRFLGLSSHNPHVASLAVETGLIDVLLFAVNPCYDMQPAGENVEDLWADESYMKDLHNMDPGRESLYELCARQGVGIDVMKTYGGGDLLSEGNSPFGRAFTPVQCIEYALTRPAVAAVMIGCRTQAELRAAVDWCTATPQQRDYVPVMQGMTRFSWQGHCMYCGHCAPCPKGINVASVNKFLNLAKTQEQIPETAREHYALLPHHASECIACGSCEKRCPFGVPIIDAMKEASSLFGC; from the coding sequence ATGGAATACAGACCTCTCGGGCACACCGGGCTTTCTGTCAGCGCGATCGCGTTGGGGTGCGAAGGCTTCACGGGCAAAACTCCGGAAGCCGTCAGGAAGGATTTCGACTGCGCGCAGGATTTGGGGATCAACTTTTTCGACTGCTATTCTTCCGATCCGCAGCTCCGCTCCGCTTTTGGGGAGGCGCTGAGAGGACGGCGGGAGAGATTCATCGTTCAGGGGCACCTGTGTTCTGTCTGGGAAAACGGCCAGTACCTGCGCACGCGTGATCCCGTCAGGACGGAGAGGGCTTTCCGGGATTTGCTGGCGCGCCTGGGGACGGATTACATCGACGTCGGCATGATCCATTACATCGACGCGGAAGAGGACTTTCGCGCGGTGTTCGACGGCGAGATCATTCAATACGCTCGGCGGCTGAAGGAGAGGGGGCAGATCCGCTTCCTCGGACTGAGCAGCCATAATCCGCACGTCGCGTCGCTGGCCGTTGAAACGGGGCTGATCGACGTGTTGCTGTTCGCCGTCAATCCCTGCTACGACATGCAGCCTGCCGGCGAAAACGTGGAGGATCTCTGGGCCGATGAAAGCTATATGAAAGATCTGCACAACATGGATCCAGGACGCGAGAGTCTCTACGAACTGTGCGCGCGTCAAGGCGTGGGGATCGACGTCATGAAAACCTACGGCGGCGGCGACCTGCTCAGCGAGGGGAATTCGCCTTTCGGGCGCGCCTTCACGCCGGTGCAGTGTATCGAATACGCTTTGACTCGTCCCGCCGTGGCCGCCGTCATGATCGGCTGCAGGACGCAGGCGGAGCTCCGCGCCGCCGTCGACTGGTGCACGGCGACGCCGCAGCAACGGGATTATGTGCCCGTCATGCAGGGGATGACGCGTTTTTCCTGGCAAGGGCACTGCATGTACTGCGGCCATTGCGCCCCGTGCCCCAAAGGCATCAACGTCGCTTCCGTCAATAAATTCCTCAATCTTGCCAAAACCCAGGAGCAGATCCCGGAGACGGCGCGCGAGCACTATGCACTGCTGCCTCACCACGCCTCCGAATGCATTGCCTGCGGCAGCTGCGAGAAACGCTGTCCCTTCGGAGTTCCGATTATCGACGCCATGAAAGAAGCTTCTTCGCTGTTCGGCTGCTAG